One genomic window of Arachis stenosperma cultivar V10309 chromosome 10, arast.V10309.gnm1.PFL2, whole genome shotgun sequence includes the following:
- the LOC130957974 gene encoding probable monogalactosyldiacylglycerol synthase, chloroplastic, whose protein sequence is MFHSASVQQEHGLVHDFVSHIGRFAFDSRFFTFGSDNLSNYLHFNVTKQSVCSAASLSLKLGGRGDSNLNFRRFFNDFNTAVRFHTQKLPIGFDSPSLDSGDNNHCNNGNTLDECDVIQDDRGTLSGVDPQKPKKVLILMSDTGGGHRASAEAIRAAFYEEFGDQYQVFVVDLWTEHTPWPFNQLPRTYSFLVKHGSLWKMTYYGTAPRVVHQSNFAATSTFIAREVAKGLMKYQPDIIISVHPLMQHVPLRILRAKGLLNKIIFTTVVTDLSTCHPTWFHKLVTRCYCPTTDLAKRALKAGLQQSQIKIFGLPVRPSFVKPVQSKDELRKALSMDEDLPAVLLMGGGEGMGPIEATAKALGDMLYDKSSEAPIGQILVICGRNQKLADKLASINWKVPVQVKGFVSKMEECMGACDCIITKAGPGTIAEAMIRGLPIILNGYIAGQEAGNVPYVVENGFGKFSKSPKKIAKIVAEWFGPKAEELKTMSQKALMFARPDAVFKIVHDLDELVRQRSSLPHYSFTP, encoded by the exons ATGTTTCATTCGGCGAGTGTTCAACAAGAACATGGTCTTGTCCATGATTTTGTATCCCATATTGGTCGATTTGCCTTTGATTCCAGGTTCTTCACCTTTGGCTCTGataatttatcaaattactTGCACTTCAATGTCACAAAGCAAAGTGTGTGTTCTGCTGCTTCTCTTAGCTTGAAACTTGGAGGCAGAGGggattcaaatttgaatttcagGAGGTTTTTTAATGATTTCAACACAGCTGTTAGGTTCCACACTCAGAAATTGCCAATTGGATTTGATTCTCCCAGCCTTGATTCTGGGGATAACAATCACTGTAACAATGGTAATACTCTTGATGAGTGTGATGTTATTCAGGACGATAGAGGGACATTGAGTGGTGTTGATCCTCAGAAGCCAAAAAAGGTTTTGATTTTGATGAGTGACACTGGTGGGGGTCACAGAGCTTCTGCAGAAGCTATAAGGGCTGCTTTCTATGAAGAATTTGGGGACCAATACCAG GTGTTTGTTGTTGACTTGTGGACTGAGCACACCCCTTGGCCATTCAATCAACTTCCTCGGACATATAGCTTTCTGGTGAAACATGGATCATTGTGGAAAATGACCTATTATGGAACTGCTCCGCGTGTGGTGCACCAGTCAAATTTTGCTGCAACTTCAACATTTATAGCTCG TGAGGTTGCCAAGGGGCTAATGAAATATCAGCCAGATATAATAATCAGTGTTCACCCATTGATGCAACATGTTCCTCTTCGAATTTTGAGAGCAAAGGGTCTTTTAAACAAGATTATCTTTACAACGGTTGTCACAGATTTAAGTACTTGCCATCCTACTTG GTTTCATAAGCTTGTAACTCGATGCTATTGTCCGACCACAGACCTTGCGAAAAGGGCGCTCAAAGCTGGACTCCAGCAATCACAGATAAAGATTTTCGGTCTACCAGTTCGACCTTCCTTTGTTAAGCCTGTTCAATCAAAG GATGAACTTAGGAAAGCCTTAAGCATGGATGAGGATCTTCCTGCTGTACTACTAATGGGGGGAGGTGAAGGTATGGGTCCCATTGAGGCTACTGCTAAGGCACTTGGAGATATGTTGTATGATAAGAGCAGTGAGGCTCCCATTGGTCAAATACTTGTTATTTGTGGACGTAATCAGAAGCTTGCTGACAAATTGGCTTCAATTAATTGGAAGGTTCCTGTGCAG GTAAAGGGATTTGTCAGCAAAATGGAGGAATGCATGGGAGCTTGTGATTGCATCATTACAAAG GCCGGCCCGGGGACAATTGCCGAGGCCATGATCCGAGGCCTCCCTATCATTTTGAATGGTTATATTGCTGGCCAG GAAGCTGGGAATGTACCCTACGTAGTTGAAAATGGATTCGGCAAGTTCTCAAAATCTCCAAAGAAGATAGCTAAAATTGTAGCTGAGTGGTTCGGTCCAAAAGCAGAGGAACTAAAAACTATGTCTCAAAAGGCGTTGATGTTTGCACGGCCTGATGCTGTGTTCAAGATTGTTCATGACCTTGATGAACTTGTGAGGCAAAGAAGTTCTTTGCCACACTACTCATTTACCCCTTAA
- the LOC130957477 gene encoding agamous-like MADS-box protein AGL82: protein MGRGRIPMELIEKEKARKATFLKRKNGLIKKVYEFSTLCGVDVCVIIYGPSFDGGKSSEAETWPQDPKEVQRIIQKYHNTTIDRRPRIYDVQEYYRDRVKKIEGEISKVHKEKLKIMYPTWDDSFNDLREDQLRMFLSILDSKILACNQRINMLKQDPKGKTMVQSKPNFEDVVASSNPFMPNMPQAQFLPHLPMTPIIDDTAQLPFYPLQVGQSSSQSSPLLFDQNCGTVDWGACSTHDNGDGSNHYKGNIQSIEPYSFALSQYQDMPHEFQALNALHNANMFHHQVQMFNYMHERK from the coding sequence atGGGTCGTGGAAGAATACCAATGGAGCTGATTGAGAAGGAAAAAGCTCGAAAGGCAACATTCCTAAAGAGAAAGAATGGATTAATAAAGAAAGTGTACGAATTCTCCACACTTTGTGGTGTTGATGTTTGTGTAATCATCTATGGCCCCAGCTTTGATGGAGGAAAATCCAGCGAAGCTGAAACATGGCCCCAAGATCCTAAGGAGGTACAGCGAATCATTCAAAAGTACCATAACACAACGATTGATAGACGTCCTAGGATCTATGATGTTCAAGAGTATTATAGAGATAGGGTTAAGAAGATTGAAGGTGAGATTTCTAAGGTGCACAAGGAGAAGCTTAAGATCATGTATCCTACTTGGGATGACTCATTCAATGATCTTAGGGAGGATCAATTGAGAATGTTTCTTAGCATTTTGGATTCTAAGATTCTTGCTTGCAATCAAAGAATCAACATGCTAAAACAAGATCCTAAGGGAAAAACAATGGTACAATCAAAACCCAATTTTGAGGATGTTGTTGCTTCATCAAACCCTTTCATGCCAAACATGCCTCAAGCACAGTTTCTTCCTCATCTTCCCATGACACCCATTATTGATGATACCGCCCAATTACCATTCTACCCTTTGCAAGTGGGGCAAAGTTCATCACAATCTTCCCCTCTTCTTTTTGACCAAAATTGTGGGACTGTGGATTGGGGTGCTTGTAGCACTCATGACAATGGAGATGGAAGCAATCATTACAAAGGGAATATACAATCAATTGAGCCATATAGTTTTGCTCTATCACAATATCAAGATATGCCTCACGAGTTTCAAGCTCTTAATGCACTCCATAATGCAAATATGTTTCATCATCAAGTTCAAATGTTCAACTACATGCATGAAAGGAAGTAG